A genomic region of Gossypium hirsutum isolate 1008001.06 chromosome D01, Gossypium_hirsutum_v2.1, whole genome shotgun sequence contains the following coding sequences:
- the LOC107928121 gene encoding uncharacterized protein isoform X3 — protein sequence MSNMNRVSQNSSLFRRLLHTLSRDDGPSETLKKKVPEIEKTRKRRNPKKAQLFVEVPESRSFLDTATLPMYLAVAGIALFAKLLMMHDESKSQEMIERKIKNAPPGQGTIRMLTREEWEEIREVRPRTPFESKLARPNAKIRTGEPLHMEDMKNWTIDILTDALTRAENCSKHK from the exons ATGA GTAACATGAATAGGGTTAGTCAAAACTCGTCGTTGTTTCGGAGGTTGTTGCATACATTATCCCGTGATGATGGTCCTTCTGAAACCTTGAAGAAAAAGGTTCCTGAAATCGAGAAGACGAGGAAAAGGAGGAACCCCAAGAAGGCTCAGTTGTTTGTGGAGGTTCCCGAATCAAGATCCTTTCTAGATACAGCAACACTGCCAATGTATCTTGCTGTAGCTGGAATTGCACTTTTTGCAAAGCTGCTCATGATG CATGATGAATCAAAGTCCCAGGAAATGATTGAGCGAAAGATAAAGAATGCTCCTCCTGGTCAAGGCACCATTCGGATGCTTACTCGTGAAGAGTGGGAAGAAATTAGAGAAGTCAGACCAAGAACTCCTTTTGAATCCAAGCTTGCTCGTCCAAATGCAAAAATAAGAACTGGTGAACCGTTGCATATG GAGGACATGAAGAATTGGACAATAGATATTCTTACAGATGCACTTACACGAGCTGAAAACTGTTCTAAACACAAGTAA
- the LOC107928121 gene encoding uncharacterized protein isoform X4 → MNRVSQNSSLFRRLLHTLSRDDGPSETLKKKVPEIEKTRKRRNPKKAQLFVEVPESRSFLDTATLPMYLAVAGIALFAKLLMMHDESKSQEMIERKIKNAPPGQGTIRMLTREEWEEIREVRPRTPFESKLARPNAKIRTGEPLHMEDMKNWTIDILTDALTRAENCSKHK, encoded by the exons ATGAATAGGGTTAGTCAAAACTCGTCGTTGTTTCGGAGGTTGTTGCATACATTATCCCGTGATGATGGTCCTTCTGAAACCTTGAAGAAAAAGGTTCCTGAAATCGAGAAGACGAGGAAAAGGAGGAACCCCAAGAAGGCTCAGTTGTTTGTGGAGGTTCCCGAATCAAGATCCTTTCTAGATACAGCAACACTGCCAATGTATCTTGCTGTAGCTGGAATTGCACTTTTTGCAAAGCTGCTCATGATG CATGATGAATCAAAGTCCCAGGAAATGATTGAGCGAAAGATAAAGAATGCTCCTCCTGGTCAAGGCACCATTCGGATGCTTACTCGTGAAGAGTGGGAAGAAATTAGAGAAGTCAGACCAAGAACTCCTTTTGAATCCAAGCTTGCTCGTCCAAATGCAAAAATAAGAACTGGTGAACCGTTGCATATG GAGGACATGAAGAATTGGACAATAGATATTCTTACAGATGCACTTACACGAGCTGAAAACTGTTCTAAACACAAGTAA